The Terriglobales bacterium region GCTCCAGTGCGTCGCGGGCCAGGAGCGAAAGATCCACCTCTTGCCAGTTTCGGCGGCCGTCGCCATGGCGCGCCTCCCCGGCACGCAGCACCTGCTCGACCGTCCCCAGCAGCCGGTCGGTATCTTCCAGCATGATGCGGTAGAACTCCTCGCGCTTGGCTGGTTCCACGGAGCGGTGCTGCAGCGTCTCCAAGTACAAGCGGATGGAGGCAATGGGGGTCTTCAGCTCGTGGGTCACGGCGTTCAGGAAGCTGTCCTGCTGCTCGTTGCGCCGGATCTCGCGCACCAGGAAGATAGTGTTGAGGGCCACGCCGGCGATGAGGAAACCGAAGAAGATCACGCCCAGCACCAGGGGAACGACCTCGCGCCACTTGAGCACGATCCAACTGATGTTGAGCGCGATGGCGACCCCGACCAGGGCGGAGCCCAGAGTGACGAAAAACGCGATCGTCTTGGTGCGGCGGGCGATGCGCATGCGGATGCTTCAGATTCTAGAGTAAGTGGGGCGCACAAGAAAGAAACCGCGGGCGCAAAACCCGCGGTTCAGGTGATTCCGGCTTGTGCAGCTAGTCGCCGGCGACGGTCGCCAGCTCTTCCTCGGCGGGAGTCTCCACTGCCTGTGGGACGGTCAGGGGCGCCGGCGCCAGGCGCGGCAGCTTGACGTCCCACGCCAGGCCAACCATCTTCAGGAAGGAGATGCAATACCAGTTCCAGTCGATCTCCCACCAGACCAGGCCGTGCCGCGCCGACTGCGGGTGCGCGTGGTGGTTATTATGCCAGCCCTCGCCGAAGCTCACGATCGCAACCCAGAAACTGTTGGTGGACTTATCGCCGGTGAGGAAGCGCTGCGAGCCCCACATGTGGGTGGCCGAGTTCACCAGGAAGGTGAAGTGCAGCCCGATGGTGGTGCGGAAGAACGTCCCCCACATCAGGTACGGCCAGCCGCCGATGAACAGCAGCGCCAGTCCCAGCAGGGTCAGCGGCACCCAGTGCCACTTGCTGATCCACATGTGGAAGCGGTCCTTGCGAAGGTCAGGAACGTAGGGCAGGAGCTCGGAGTTGTCGTTGTGGATGGTCTTGCCGGTGACGATCCAGCCGATGTGCGACCAGAATCCGCCCTCGAGGGGGGTATGCGGATCGCCTTCCACGTCGGTGTTCTGATGGTGGAGGCGGTGAGTCGCCACCCAGTAGATCGGTCCGCCTTCCAGGGCGAGCGTGCCGAACGTGGTCAGCAA contains the following coding sequences:
- a CDS encoding HAMP domain-containing sensor histidine kinase, which translates into the protein MRIARRTKTIAFFVTLGSALVGVAIALNISWIVLKWREVVPLVLGVIFFGFLIAGVALNTIFLVREIRRNEQQDSFLNAVTHELKTPIASIRLYLETLQHRSVEPAKREEFYRIMLEDTDRLLGTVEQVLRAGEARHGDGRRNWQEVDLSLLARDALELARIRHHLTPESLRFGVAPQGEIFLRGNPEELRTATANLLDNAVKYSGERKDIVVDVVTPDLDTVLLRVRDNGIGIPRRELKRIFKRFYRAPAAAGQVKGTGLGLFIVRSIARRHGGDVLAESEGEGQGSAFTMRLPRMYRV
- a CDS encoding acyl-CoA desaturase: MSFQKGDRTFRESLNPVTTFFMVAFHIGAIAAFFFVSWKAIAVAAALWVISGSFGIGMGYHRLLTHRGYKTPKWLEYLLTTFGTLALEGGPIYWVATHRLHHQNTDVEGDPHTPLEGGFWSHIGWIVTGKTIHNDNSELLPYVPDLRKDRFHMWISKWHWVPLTLLGLALLFIGGWPYLMWGTFFRTTIGLHFTFLVNSATHMWGSQRFLTGDKSTNSFWVAIVSFGEGWHNNHHAHPQSARHGLVWWEIDWNWYCISFLKMVGLAWDVKLPRLAPAPLTVPQAVETPAEEELATVAGD